The DNA segment GCCTCCGGGAAGTGACTACGCCAAGgtccctctggctctctctcccccacGGTTCTTGCTAACAGGTTCTGAGGCCGAAGCCTCCCTCCCGGGGCTGGGGAGTTGAGCAGAGGAACTCTCCCGCTCATAAGGAAGGCGTTGCCATGGCTTGAGTCTGCAGGCAGAGCGTGCGGCAGCTTTGGTGCCCCGAACACTGGCTCACAGAAGCAGAACGCCTGCGCTAGGCCCTGCCCCGCAGTGCCAGGCAGGTGCTCTGGGGGCTCGTGCCAAGGCCAGGAGGTCCGTGTGGCCGCTGCCCTCTTTGGACTGTGGCCTGTATTTGCTGAAGTAAGGAGGGCCAGGTCCTGCCTTGGTCGCCCTGCGGATGGGTAGGAGAGGCCAGGGCTCCCTCTTCTGGAGTCCCCCTCTCCAAGCTCTCTGAGGGGAAAGATAAAAGAAGCTGCACTGCCCGGTTGCAGATTTTGCCTCAGGCAACTAAATTTATtagcaagaaaaaatttttgtcaGCCCAGTGCTGACCAACAAAGTACATCGTTAATAAAGGATAACAAATCTGTCACTTAATTCATAAAACATACCTCAAGCAGttacaactaaaaataaagttggatttttgtttaatttaaaagcCTCAAAAATAACAAgcaatatgtttttaaacatgtAGTAGACACAATTGTCCATTATACAATATACACTGTACACGAGTAGGGCTGGGGCgggatgaggggaggggagagagggttAGGAGGTGAAGGTGTTTTTATCTGAATCCAGATCTGAGTTGAAATGCTGTGTCATTTAGAAAAGAGAATTGCTAGAgtgagaaaaaaatccatatgctCTTCAATGCCCCCCAAACCCTAAACTGAAGCAGGCGTGGGGGAGGTGAGTAAAGAGGACAGGAAGAAGGGagcaattaaataaaactttaaagcaCACACAATACACAGTGTTCATCATCTGAAGTAGAGTATAAGGCAACGTCTCCATAGAAAAAGAGGGCATCAGTGGGTAGCttgactttttaaatagaaagttgGAATGTGCTGGAGGAGAGCTGTGGCAGGGCTGGGCATGTGGAGTAGAGGCAGCCCCGTGAGCctctccgggggtgggggggatgccAGTGGTGCCCTGGGCACGGGGTCCCGGGGCATCAGAGgtggctggcagggctggggagggagggggagagagacatggCACAATGCGACTCCGgcagtgttggggggaggggactgggggggCTCACTTTGCTCCTCGACGGAGTGAAATGCatgtttttcctttggaaataagGGTTCCCACTCGTCCTGGTTTAGAACGTCTCATTGGGCACGGCCAACGTCCACGGTCTGGGCAGGCCGGGAGCTCGAGGTGAGAGGGGAGGGCCGGGGCGGAGCCAAGGGGCTTGAGAAGGAGGCGAGGACAGGGCAGCAGAGCCCCTTCCTGTAGGGACAGTCGCAGAACAGAagggaggggcccagggcagcccagggtAGCCCAGGGACCTCCTTCCCACCAGGGGCCCAGGCAGGACACAGATGAGGGACTGTATCTTCGGGGCCTCTCGCCTCAGTTGGCCTTACAAGTTCTTCGTGACCAGGTGGGTCTTGTAATGCTTGGTGAGATGGTCACTCCTCATGAAGCGCTTCTGACACTGGGCACACTCGAAGCGTTTGTCCCCTGGGAAGACAAGATGCACGTCACTCGGAGCGGGGACAAGGGAGCGCGTGTGAGGTGTGAGGGGCACCCTGTAAAGCTGGCACCGCCTTGTCATCCTGCTCTACCCACGTCCTGCTTCCACACCCGCTCCCTATGGTCTACTCACCTAAACCCTCTGGCAGTTCTCATTTCTTTCCGCCCCGTGTGACGTCACTTCCGCCGGCTCCTTTgatcccatccctcctccctaaCCTGAAGCGCCCATACCTGGGCCCCTGTACCTGCACCTAGGGCTCTTCCTGTGTAGGGCTGTCACCTGCTTCCTTCTGATCTCCGTCCCTGTGACTAACCCTGGCTTTGCGTCTTCCCCCTCCTAGGAAAGGCCCCCTCCTCGCTGACCTGCCAGCTGCTGCTCTCAGTATTGACTCTGTAGCCcctgagcgggggggggggggggggggggggggggggggggcaggatctgttctcccctccccgccccccaacgGCCAGAGGCTTCAGCTTTGGGTCCTGTGCCCCATCGCCAGTCCCAAGACAGCAGTCCCAGGACAGGGGTCAGCTCACGGAGGCCCTCGCTCTAGcagcggttctcaaagtgtgtgCTGGGGGCCGCTGGAGATACCCGCAGCTGCATTTGGTAATAGATGGACGGacgtttttctattttatatagttctgtatttatttgccaGTGCATTAAAACATGTAACTATGATATCAAGCCTGAAGGGTCAAACAGATGGCACTGGACACAAATGAGTAAAAAGAGTGAAACGATGTGAGGGAAATCATTTGGTAAATAGAAGGAAACGCAGTGTGGGAAAGTGATTAGGAGTATGGACCTGGGAACCAGAGGGCCTGGCTTGAACCCAGCTCCACCAGTCACTACCCGGGTGACCCAGccacctctccaggcctcagtaaAATGGGCACAGTCAAAGAGCCCTCCCCACAGAGTCGCTCCCAGGATTAAATCAGTTCCTGGGTAAAAAGCCCTGTAGGGTGCCTGGCCCTCTACGTCAAGACTTGTGAAAGAAGTGACTACAGGCTCTGGCGGAAGTCGTGGCGGCTGGGTCAGGTAAATGACCTCCCTTTGGGAAACACTGCAATAAAGGTCAGGCTTGAAAGAACTTCCTGGGTCGTCCTGACCCCCCCTGAGAACAGTCTGTAGCTCTCGCTCAGCGTGGCAGCTCCTCGGCAGGGCCAGAAGTCGGGACGCTGCCGAGGGCAGTGGAGGGGGTGCAGGCTGGAGGGTGCCGCGGGGCGGCCGGCAGACCTGTGTGCGTGCGGGCGTGCCGCTGCAGCTCGTCACTCCGCGTGAACCTCTTCCCACAGAAGAACCAGTTGCAGACAAAGGGCCGCTCGCCGGTGTGCAGGCGCACGTGGGCCCGCAGCAAGGACGTCTTCCGGAAAGTCTTGCCACAGTCGGGGATATGGCACACGTGCTTCTTCTTGCCCTGCTCTCCAGACCTGGGAATTGGGTGGAGGGGCGGGGACGGAGGGAACGGGAAGCCaagaaagggaggaggcagaagatGGAGGCAGGACAGGATGGAGAGAGGATGCGAGGTCAAGTCCGAGGGCACAGGAAGGGTGAGGAGGACATCCCCTCTCCATCTGTGTCCCAGAGAAGGGCTGGGGGACACAGGGCACGTGGCAGTCTGGTGGTCTGGCCCACCCCTACCCCTACGTTACCTCTTGTCCCCATCCTTGCAGTTGGGACACGTGCAGGCCATGCGGCGCCGCTTCTCCCCGGGCTGGGCCTCCCCAGCCAGCGCCTGCTCCATCTGCAGCTGGATCTGCGTGGGGCTCAGCCCACTGATGGTCAGGTTGTTCCCGGACACATTCTGCACCGTCAGCTGCTGCTGCCctgtggggcggtgggggggggggcacagttGAGGGTGCAGAAGCCGGACGCCCTTCTGCCCATGATAGAGGTGGTCATGGCAGCAGCTATTTCTGTGACGCTTTTACGGGCCAGATACCGTTTTCGAGGCTTCAAATGTATTAACTTGCTTCACCTTCTTAACTCCATAAACCAGACGCTATGATTCCTCTTTTATAGTTGAGGGACCTGAAGCTCAATAACACATCAAGGTCATAGCTTATCATTGGTAGGACCCGGATCCGAACCCAGGCAGTTGAGATCACGGTCGGTGTCCTGAGTCACTACACAGCCCACATGACTGCAGTGGGGAAGGCTCCTGTCTTGGCTTGTCTTGGAGTGTTTCTTTGGAAACTCCTCCAAGCTCAGGCCCTCGTGAGGTACCAACTCTGCTCTCAGGAAGGTCCCCAGGGATTTTTGGTACTAAGAGTGAGAAACCAGGACAAAATCAAGTCCTCTCTGACATGCATAAAGCCATttcaaagcagggggagtgtcactAACCTCACACTGGTGTCTCTCAGGGTGGAGGCATCCCATGCCCTTAACAGCTACGATGTTCCTTTGATTATGTGTAAGGCACTTTCACACTGGAAATACTACCAAATTACTACCGAACCGAAGTGCACGACAACCATTCCCACTGCCAAAGGCTCCATCCTCTCCTTACCACCTTAACTCAAGGCTGTCTCCTTCTAGAAGCCTCCTTTCAAGTCCCTTTACCTGGGACCTCCCTTGCACATCTCTCTCGGGTCTGTACCAAACTAATTTGCATGTGTAGGTTAGTTGGAGGGTTTTCCTGAGTACATCTTACTTCTCCAACGTATTCAAGATCTTCAGCTGTCAGGTGGGGCCAACATGTGTCTCAAACGATCTCACTGGGTGACTTTAAGGACCAAGTGGACATACTCTTAAGCTAGAAGGGGCAGGCAAATGATGGGCAGTATCCTCGCTGTGGTGACTGGGAACCCCGGGCTGGCCCACAGTTCTCACGGGCGGCGCAAACAGGCCCGCTGCCCACACCCTGGCTCAGGGGCCCTCCCTCACCGCCGGTGTTGGTGATGGTGACAGGCACGCCCTGGACCTGGACACCGTTGATGTTGATGGTCTGCATGGCCTGGGCCGCGGCTGCCAGCTGGGCTGCGTTCAGGCTGATGATGCTCCCGGCGGGGGCGATCTTTGGCAGGGGGCGCTCTTTCCGGAGAATTGCGGCCGAGTGCTTTTTGCTGGTCCCGCTCAGATGGGGAGCACGGGATGCAGGGCTGCTACAGGTGGTGGTGGAGCTGGCTGCAGCTGTTGTTGGGGGGCTGTCCTGGACGAGGACCGTCTGCACCTCACCAGAAGGCGTACGGATGTAGACCTGGAAGGGCCGGAGAAAAGGGTCAGTGCCCCAGGAGAGACTGGGCCCCTGCCTTTGTCACCGCTCCCCACCGCCCAAGTGAGAAGTGGGGGTGTCTCTTGGTCCATCCAAGTCTTCTCCAACTGGCCCAGACCTACATTCACACATTGCCGATGGTGTCCCCGTATTAAGGTAGCAAATGCTAATTGTTGATTGGAAACCAAACACTGAATTTCCTTAGCATGGAAAAATACAACGCCAGCCCTCAGAATTAGAGAATCAGAAGGCAGCTAAATGGTAACATCACCAAAGATACACTGTGAATGGCCaccaaacaaaggaaaatagCTCTTAGAAGGCACGATCAATGAGAAACAGTTGTCCTCCATCTCAGATTggcaaagatggaaaaataaaatgtaatgctCATTGTTGGTGAGACAGCAGGGAAACAAACACTCCCTCTTACATCAGGAGTGGGAGTGTGAGGTGGTCTGGGCTCGCTGGAGGGAAATTTGGGAATGTGTCTCAAAAGTCATCAAGATATGCACATTAGAGCCTGAATGGGACGAGGAGGGCTTTTGTGGGGCAGTGATGACAGTGGCCGGGCACAGGTGTCGCTGCCCCAGCAGGCTGAGGAGTGTGTCCACGTGGGagagctgagatccagagaggAATATAATAAGGCTAAAGGAAACGAGGTTTCTCACTGTCAGAGAAgtttacaaatatggaaagggGGAAACTAGAGTGAAATGTGTGACACTAGATATGAATCAGAGGAAACTCTTGGGTTTCGatatagagagagaaatacagatataaatgtgtgtatatatgtaggcGTACGTGTGTGTCTACacctgtatctatctatctatccaggCATTACATGCGTGTACATATATacgtatgtgtatttatatatagttCTTGGCTGTGTCCACTGAGAAGGGCTGGGAGCAGCAACACTCCAGGGGCAATGCGCTCACCCAACACCCGGGTCTTAGCTTCTAAATATCATGCTCCAGTAAAAGggaccagggctccttggagaaaagaGCTGATTCCAGGTTTGGGGGCAGGGACAGTACAAGAGCTTGGAACACCTGTGGTACCAGCAAGTAAGAAGGTCCTCAAGGAATGGGGGTAACATGggaaaaggacacaggagccaactcgagtgggctcccactggccaaacgGGATAACTTGAACATCAAAATCGTAATACTAATGGATTACAACCCACTAAATAAAATGAGAACCTAATAGTCCCTATagacataaataaacaaatggagaaGAGAATGCCAGACTTAAACAACTGTTACCACACTGTCCAAGAAGAACGGTCAATCCCCGGGCTGGGGCtaagaaatacaagaaacaaaGCCCTGACAACCTGCCACAACAGGGATGAAGCTTGACAACAttattaccaagtgaaagaagtcagctGCAAAAGATCACCTACTATCAGATTCCATTTAAACGAAACGTCAGAATAGGCAAATGCgtagaaacagaaaatggattcgtggttgccaggggggTGGAGGAAAGCGGAAATGAGGAGTGACTACTAAAGGTACAGGGtctcttttggggatgatgaaaatattctcaaattacAGCGGGGATGggtgtacaactctgtgaatatactaaaacccactgagttgtacactttaaaagggtaatTTCATAGTATGTGAGTAACTcaaagctgattaaaaaaaaaaaagaaaaggtgggaGTATGCCAGGGGATGCTGGGGCCAACCTCAAGGCTCTCCAAATGGCCGAAGCTGGAACAATGTGAGcgacaaaataaataacatggtCCTGGATTATACcccaaagtacaaaataaatatacatgagcCTCTACTGctagaaataaatgattaaaaaagtaaactgcacaaagaagaaaaaacttttccttatagaagaattccaaataatattaTGTAGATAATTTCTCTTCCAGGATGGAGAGCTTAATTCCCACCCCCGAAGATGGGAGATTTAGCAACTCCcttccaaagaacaaagaaagggaaaagtagCAACTTCCAATGAAGAGACCTGGCAAACACTGCATTAAGCAGCAATAAAGGTTAACATCAGGGACAGGGCATCACCAGGACATCATGTGGATATCACACGCTCCTCATATAATGTGACAGGGCCATTTCACCTCTGTAGCATTCTTTCTAAGAGTCCATAACCCCAGAGTGGGGGACATTCTGTAGGATACTTGACCAATACACCTCACAACTTGTCAAGATCATGGAAAACAAGGACGAATAGCTATCACCTGAGGGGCCTGGGGAGACATGCCTACTAAGGGCAACGTGGTATgtggactggatcctggaacagaaagaggCCATAAACGGAAAAGCTGGTGACATCCAAATCAAGTGTGGAGTTAGCCAACAGTCATGTGCCAACATCGGTGTCTTCGTTTTGACAAAGGTACCTGGTAACTTAATGATGTTTAACAATGGGGGAAACCAAGCgagaaggaaacagacactgTACCACCTTTGCAACCTTTCTGTTAGAAAGTTCTTCTAGAATGAAACCTTAATTATAAGAAAATCTCCATCATAATAAAAGATACTAAAGTAAGAAAAAGTCTGATAAGGAATGGGATATTTACAtaatctcaaagtatctccctacaaaatactaattcattacaaagaaaaaaaggtgcAGAAATCTGGCAAGCATCTCTTTACCCGTCACCGGTACTGAGACAAAGCGAAAACACGCACTTTTAGGGTACAGTGAGAACACACCATCACGTCTGTGAtagttctaaaaacaaaaaaacaacaaaaaacccccacaaaaaacaCACAATCCACACGCCATGGGGAAACATCACACAAACCTAAATTGAGGAACATACTCCAAATAACTGGCCTGTAGCCTTCAAAAGTATCACAGTATGAACATCAAGTAAAGAACCGGGAACAAAAGACATTAGCATGTTTCCTTGCTCATTTCCTAGGTTTGATGGTTGTATTGTTGTCATGCAGAATGTCCTTGCATGTAATAATGAGACACTTTCCATAAAACATTTGGAAGTGACGGGGATTATGGTGGCAACTTACACTCAAATGATCCGGAAGCAAAAagttaattgtttaaaaaaaaaaaaattcgctGTGATTTTGACTAGGGCTATTTTAAGTCCTGGGTTATTTGGGACTGTGTTTCTCagttaaaagcaaagaaacaaacctCATGTCATCTCTTAACGAATACACAAATCTCATCGTGCTTTTTTACGTATCATTGCTATTTTCTGTGTATCTGAAGTTTCTGTTGCTAGAACATTTTTTGTTCATAATatagagcaggggtcagcagactttttctgtaaaaggcagatagtaactattttaaaCTCTGCAGGTCATGATGAGGTCTTTGCCTTGTAGTGCAAATGCCGCACACGGGGCATCCCAATGTCTGCATTCCaattcaactttatttataaaaacagaagggCGGGCCAGATTTGACCTCAGGCTGTGGACTGCCCATTTCTGATACAGAATATAATACCCCTTGAAAAAACGTGCATATGCTTTGCCCTACCTTCAGGAATTTAGTTAGCTATAAGATTGTAAACTGCCTACAGCTACAGTTAACAGAATATTAGTTGTATTATGTACAGCACCTCAGGATATTGGAAAACTATGTcatctttaagaaataatgttgtagctaaaactttctccatatgtatgattatttccttaggaagaCCTGGGTTTAAGCCTTGCATCCATCAATCTCAAGATATGGGACCTCAGGGACGGGAGGGGACGAACCGCCAAGGATGTGTGCCCCTGAGCGGCCATCatctcagttcctcatctgtaaggtaGGTCTAGTAATGGAACCTCAGGAATTCTAGTAAGCAAATTAAACGATTTAAGGAAAATCACTTGGCGACACATAATATGCCAGGAGTGCGCAGGCATTCCAGGGCAGGCCTCAGATTTCCTCCTGTGTGACTTCCACGTCCATAGCTTGATCTTAGGGGCACTCCTTTTCCACCCAGGAGAGGACACAACTCCCTACTGTCACTTGCTGTGATGCCTCAGTTCTCTCTCCAGACAACTGGATTATAAATTCCTCAAAGGCAGGAGCTctgttcttatatttaaaaagatcctTAAAACAACAACTACTTTGTCCTCAATTTTAACTGTACCACCTGCCACACCGAGAAGCAGCAAGTCAAGGTGAAAAGTGGGAAAGAGTGTGGAGTTTAAAGTCAGAAATTTGAGTTGAATCCTGGCTCTTGTCATCTATGAGCTCTTGGATACTTCCTGAGTTCTAGGTTCTCCATCTGCAACATGGGCATAATCTCTGGCATTTACTAGACATGCACAGAGAATAAAACCGCCTCACAGAGCCAAATAGATTCCACAGTAATACAGCAACTTCATAGAAGCCCCCAATAAGAATATTCTTATTGAATTATTAACATCCCAGATGGATCTAGCCTAAGTGTTCCTGCCATCAAGCTTGGCTgtgtcttcctattttttttcttgccattaGCAATGACCAGAATTCTTCTCGTTTTCTTGCTTTACATAAAATTCTATGGTTCTGACTGAAATTCATTTCATTCTCGCTACCGTTCTGAGTATATCGTTTTCTacataaaaaaagcaaattttattattaaaaagtatagatctgtcccccacccaccctccaaaaaagactcccaaaaaagaaaaagtggaccACAATATAGGTGTATAGGGATGTCTCATCTGATTTCTAAGGATGAGCTGTACGTAACCCTCTGAACTGAAGAGACCCCACGTGTCGGCAGAAATGGCCACTCACTGCCCACCGCAGACAACACGGACTCCTAGCACTCAGGTCAAGCTGGGAGATGCATCAGCGTCATTTTGCAAAGCAAGCCGAGGGCGAACAGAGTGCCAGCCCTTCAGTGCGAAGGAGAGGGAGGCGGGAGCAGAGGGTGCGTGTGGTACCTGAGTAGGCGTCGGCTCAGCCGCCTGGATCTGAAAGTTCTGGGAGGGCTTCTGGGGGACGGTGGGGAGGGTGGCAGATGCCGCCTGCACCACCCGCAGGGCCTGCTGAGGGATCTGCACCACCTGCTGCTGCTCGGCCTTGGGGGGCACCACCTGGACCTGCTGGACCACGGCGGGCTGGCCCCCACCGGGGCTCTGAACAATGAGCAGGTTGTTGCCCGCCTGGATGATGTTGTCTGCAGTGGTCTCGATCAGCACCGTCTCCACCTGCTCAGCCACAGCCAcggggggctgggaggcagggagactcTTCTTCCTGGCTTTCTTGTTAGTCTTagacagtggggtgggggggctctccGTGAGGAGCTGGGTGGTGGCCCCGGAGTCGCTGGTGTTCACAAGGTTGTTGACGGGCAGAGTGAGCGTCACGTTGCCGCCCCCACCTGTCAGCTTCACCACATTGGCCCCGCTCTGCACAGGGGCGGTGGTCGTACTCGACTTCTGGACGGGGGCTGGTTTGATGGGGACAGGCTTGTGACTGGATGGTGACGGGGTGATGATGGCTTGGCCAGTGCCGGGGATGATCTGGATCTGGTTGGTGAGACTGGGCTGTACCTGGATGGTCTGCGAATTGCTAGCCTGTATCTGAGGGACCGCCTGGTACTGGATATTGGCATTTGATCGGGTCCCTTTGTTGATCACAGTGGGGTTCTGGATAGCAAACACCAGCTGCCCCCCAGGATAGGAGGCACTCAGCTGTGACCCCTGGATCTGAAGGATGTTTCCTTTGGAGGACAAGATTCCAAAGCTATTCTTGCCAGGactgagagggagaggggcaggcttGATGGGGACGAGCTTCCGTggtgtgggctgggggggggccGGAGGCGTCACGGCAGCTTCCACAGCTGGAGGACCAATTTTGCTACATGTTGCGGCAAGCAGGGCTAGAGGAGATGGCTGGGAATCCTgcgagagaacaagcagaggaaAGGTGAGACGTGAACCTGCTGCCCGGCCACCCTCTGCCCTTCGTGGTCCTCTCTTCTTGGCAGGCTCTTCGCCGCCTCTGTGGTCGGCACGGTGCCGAcatcttccccttccctgctggCTCCTCCTCCTCTGAGGGAGAAAGAATAGGCAATATCTTTCTCAGGAAGGAACTCCTCAGAAGCCCCCATGACAGTGCGAATACCCTTATTTCCCACCAGCCTTGTTTCTCAGGGGGTCACGGAATCATCCTCAGCTCTCAGGCAGAAGTCCACTGGCCCATAGGGGTTAAGTGGCCACTGATTCCTCAGGTGAGGAAggactgagggagggagggaaagaggaagggatgggCCACAGGAAGAGTAAACACTT comes from the Ailuropoda melanoleuca isolate Jingjing chromosome 13, ASM200744v2, whole genome shotgun sequence genome and includes:
- the SP2 gene encoding transcription factor Sp2, yielding MSDPQTSMAATAAVSPSDYLQPAASTTQDSQPSPLALLAATCSKIGPPAVEAAVTPPAPPQPTPRKLVPIKPAPLPLSPGKNSFGILSSKGNILQIQGSQLSASYPGGQLVFAIQNPTVINKGTRSNANIQYQAVPQIQASNSQTIQVQPSLTNQIQIIPGTGQAIITPSPSSHKPVPIKPAPVQKSSTTTAPVQSGANVVKLTGGGGNVTLTLPVNNLVNTSDSGATTQLLTESPPTPLSKTNKKARKKSLPASQPPVAVAEQVETVLIETTADNIIQAGNNLLIVQSPGGGQPAVVQQVQVVPPKAEQQQVVQIPQQALRVVQAASATLPTVPQKPSQNFQIQAAEPTPTQVYIRTPSGEVQTVLVQDSPPTTAAASSTTTCSSPASRAPHLSGTSKKHSAAILRKERPLPKIAPAGSIISLNAAQLAAAAQAMQTININGVQVQGVPVTITNTGGQQQLTVQNVSGNNLTISGLSPTQIQLQMEQALAGEAQPGEKRRRMACTCPNCKDGDKRSGEQGKKKHVCHIPDCGKTFRKTSLLRAHVRLHTGERPFVCNWFFCGKRFTRSDELQRHARTHTGDKRFECAQCQKRFMRSDHLTKHYKTHLVTKNL